ctatTTGTCAACCTCGTTCGCTCACGGGCGGCGGCGCGAGCACTCATTCTGCTCTTCCCCCCCCAGGAAGGGGGGACCGCCGCGGGCGCCAATGACATTAGCGATCACGCggtcgcagcgcagcgcgcaTATGCAGCAGCCGACGGACGCAAGTGACCACTCACGACCACGATACACGCGATGCGTCCGTGCATTTTTGGTCCATGCTTCGGTCTGTCCTTCGCCATGCGCCATACCGTGATCGGTTTATCGATCCGGTGAGGACGGATGGAAACAGCCAAACCGGGCTCCCCAccggaaggagagagagagaagggcgttttgttgttattggttTTCGTCCGCCTTTAGCGCCACCAGGAGCGTCGGCAACggtattttatcgattttttattaCCACTTTCCGCGAACTGCTGCACCAGCAATCTGTTTGGTCGCGGGCGCTCGGGATTATAGTTAATCGATTCCAGAACTGTTTGATGGTAATTCAATGCACACATTTACTTAACGTAATTAGTCTTGCCTTCCTAGCACCGGTTATTGATGTTGAAATCAACTTAATGGACTTATTATCCGTTAATTAAGACTCCGGACCATCATTACACTCGCAGCGAAAACCGCAGCAGACCATTGACAGTCGCTTCGTCAGCTGAGTTTACAGTTAATCGTTCTAGGGCGCACTAAAACAAGGCAAGCGACGGCGCGTCGTCTTTTAGTGTTGGTGCTGCAGAGCGACGGCATTCGCTAAATGCAAATCCAAAAATATCTCAACACCCATTTCGTGTTCTTTTCTCTTTAGGGGACAGACAGAATCATTGCATTCCTGGATACACGGAATGGCCATACTCCTATACCGGTGAAATGGATAAAAACTGACAGCTCGTACCGCCCCGGTACGGTGTGAGCGTGAGCACCTGGCCATCGTAAGGTAGCGCAGCCGGCACTAGCGACAGTGTgaagggggaggaaaggggatGCTGTGTTTGCataccaccaacacctccaCCCCCCGCGGTCGATCAAACTcatctcatgctcatgcttATCAACATACCCATATGCACGGTACTCTCTGcttgtctctctttcgcggacacacgcacacactcgtgTACTGCCGTCAAACACAGAGTAGGCGCGGTAGCCGCTGATTACGACCGCCGGAGGAGGTTTATCAATTGATCAAACGACCCGCATCCAGAGACCACGGTGGGGCCCCCGGAATTGATGCGAAGGAAACGATGTCCGCGAAGGCAGAAAAAGTGGGCGGAAAAGGAACCTACACTCTCGGCCGACGGTGGCACGTactggctgctgctatgcGGGTAGATAAGGGCACGGAATTAATGGATAAAATGTCGCACAAAATTCTATCACTCGCACACCGTGgttcgtcgccgccgcctctAACGCACGTACTATACGGTGCACGcaggcgcacacacagtcCTCGGTGGCGGTGTATGCGTGTCGCACAAACGAtgagggagggtgggtgggaggaagAAGGCACCCGTTTGGGTGTTTTTCCTCTGCCTGTATATTTACAGGAACATTTAACCAAAGAGTTCCGTGTGTTCCTTTCTACTTTTCACTTGTCAAACCCAACCCACTTGGCACACTTGGATGATGGCCTTCCACTACCCTTCACTTTGCTATAGCGAAACACTCTCGACACAAGGCCTACTCTTCCTGGTGTCCTGGtattcctcccaaaaaagggggcggTGAACAGTGTGGGCTCTACGCGGTTTTCACGTGACTAATTTTCAATCCGTTGCCCTCGTTgtcgtccgttccgttgcgttcctGCACAATCCATACTCCCATGGAGATTACGATGGCCTACTGCCGCTGCACAACACTGCACACTCTTGCCGGGATTTGAACACGGTTTaaatggccccaaaaacctaccGGAAATggcttgcacacacacgggatTCGCGGGTTTGAGAGGATTGCACACCGAAACGCGCGGTCGCTAATTGACGATCGTGTTCTTCACGGATACTCTAGAAAGGCTAGACACAGGccctcactctgctgctggctgtcgtGGTCACCGCCGTATCGTCGCGACGTTTACAGGCGCTAGGCTCAAAGTTTGACCACTGTCCCCCGCCTTCGCTACCCCGTTTGTTCGTGGAAAGAGGAAGATAGAAGAGGAACCACACTTTACTCTCAACTGCATTAAACACACCGTGAGCAAAACTCGAGACTAGACTCTCGCGCTCATCTTCTAAGCACgcgcgcctctctctctctcgaggcaCCTCGGTGACCGGTGACAACAGGGGTCGTCCCGTTCGCTCACACGCCAACAACACGGTACCTGCGTGCACCTGACGAGGCGCCAgtcgagtgagcgagagaggaatTGAAGAAAATCTAATCTACGATCAGAGGAGGCATTGGAGCGGAAAATGCATCGACAACTACCTACGTCACGACACCGGAAAACCGCCCTTGTACCTGAACTGAAACTGAGAAATGTTACCGCGGATGCAGGCGGACGCACCTTTATCGCAAAGAACTCTCGAAGAACAGCCGTGGCCGTAAcgaaacgcacacacgtatCAACTGCACGGACGACTGTCGTAAAATGCCGCCGTCCGGGGTGTGTGGGCCAGGAATAGCTGAAGATATCGATGTTTTGTGGGGCCGCTGCGCTCTCAGACATTCGCTCCGTCCATCGCATGCGTGAACCGTCAacgacacaccaacacacccaaCGCGacacgcgagagagagcgagagagcgttCTGGTGGGGCCCACCCGGCggtttgggtggaaaattcatTGACCGAACGGTGGAAAATGCATGCTGGAGTCACACTCCCTAAAAACAAAGGCATCAGATCAGACGGGACGAAAATTTCTGGACACTAATAGGGACTTCACTTTCGGATATTTTAGTATACACAAGAAATGATATCAGCAATGAATGAATGGTGATCTTTTTCTTGTCTTTCTTTCCTAATTACAGATAAAATTGGTCTAAAACACATGACAAACATCGTGCGGAGGCTTGAGGCTGATTCAAAGGCACATACGATGATAAATTCACACCGCAGTATTTTTGGCAGTAGACGGTGTGTGTAGAGATAATCGAAACTTGGAACTTGGAAGCACATGGTCACAGGAGAGCATCACAGATTAGCAGCACCAATACCCTGCGGTTTGTCCTATTGCACAATGTGAATGTGGTACCTTGTGTTGCAGGCACTCAAATCCAGGCCCACTCTGGCGTAAGATGATCAAAATCCCAAACATCCGGATGTCCCTGATGGCGCACCTCCAACGGTTGTACACTGCTCCAATCAAACGGTTGCGATGCGGTAGTGAGAGCGACAACACGGTTTGCATCATCGGCACCTTCTGCTGCCACTGGAGCTCGCTGGAGGAGAGCACTTCGTTTGGCTGCCTGACCCGTGGTACTACCGGTTACCCAGCTGCCAGCCCGGTCAAATAGTGGCCCTGAGTAAGCACGGAACTGAGCGTTTCCTTCGCTCGTGATAGAGTAAAGCTTCATATCGATGTTACCATAGGCGGCCGGTTGTTCACGATCCAGATCACCCCGGTAACCAGACTGGCGGATGAATTTGGCCAACATTTCCAGATCGGTAATGTTGTGGAGGATCTTTTCCTTCAATCCGGGAGTGGTCGTATTGGTCACTCGCACATGACCTAGCTCCTGCTGTTCCTTGAAGTAAGGCAATCCCTTCGTTATCCAGTAGCCCGCAGAGAGGATCTGTTCGGTAACGTCTTCGGCATGCAGTCGCCCCGGCAGTTGATCTACCACCCAGAACATCTCGGAACCGAAAGCACTCGTTACCGGTGAAATCGACTCCGGTGTCACGGCACGAATCTGCCTACCAGCggccggttgttgctgttcctcgAAGTCATCGTCCACGTAATCGTCCATTCGCTTCGTAACGATACCCGGTTGCGGTtgatcatcgtcctcatcgtacTGATCCGAAGTGGTCGGAATTTCATTGCTTTCCACGGCACGATCGTACTCTCCAGATGTTACTACTTGCTCTCCCTCGGTCACATTGCGCTCGGTGAAGCGTTGCATATCGATCAACAGCCACTGCTTGACGCCGGTCGATGGATTCCGGGAAAAGTAACGGGCCCAGGCACGGGCACTATATCCCAGCCGGTTTGCTGCCATAACGCGCGGTGCCAGCGAAATCGAACGGAACAGATCAATCCTGCTCCACAGTGCCATATTGTCGTACTCAAGCTTAACACCGGCCGCCAACATATGATGCCGCCTTGGTCCCATAATTTCATAGAAATCATCCAACGATGCCAGCACACCGGGATATCCGCTGAAAACAATGTTCGTCCCTGGCACAACGTTACGCTCGCCGACGTTTTGCTTGGCATCGGATGAGAAATGGTACCGGAGCGTGTACTTCTTCACCATTCGGAGCATCGACGAGTAGCTACCATCGCTCGCATGTCCCAAAAGCACACGAGCTACACCACCATCCGCCGTCTGTGGCTGCAACAGCTTAAGCAACATCATACCCTTCGCCGGATCCGGTTCCAGTCCACTGTTCTTGCTAACGACCTTCGTGTAGAAGAGCTTCAGATCGCGTATATCGACGGCCGCGTTCATGAGCAGAAAATCGGACGTCGGTATATCGATGTCAAGCCGGGATCGCTTCACACCCCGCCGAAAACCGGTCTGCAGTCCATCGAGCTGATCGTAGAACAGTGCCACCTGGTGCCAGTAGTGATCATGCTTGCGGCGTCGATCTGCCATCTTCTTAACCGTGTCGACGTTGGTCATAAAGAAACCGCGCAACCATCCGCAAAACTCCTCCGATTCCTCATCCTTCGAACAGACTGCATCGATGGTGCTGTAAACAGAGTAGGACACAATGCGTTAGGAGCAGGTTATCGAATGCCAGGGCTGGTTACGTACTTGGACCAATGCATATAAATGTTGTGCCAGGTAAGGGCCCCCTCCATCATACCGGCCGCATGTGCTTGCACCGTATCGGTGTAGGAAGACTGAGATTCAAGCTCCAGCTGTGACCAACCATTCTCGAGCACGCTATCACGAAAGCAtgcccgcaccgcaccgaccggCACCTGATCGAGATCGTTCCGCTGGCCCCAGTACTCTAGCCGGTAGCCCGAGTTCCGTGCCCAGTACGCCGTGGCACAGTATGTTCCACTGTAGGTAGGTCTGTAAATAGTAGTAAAGGAGTACAATGATAAGCCTTTCAGAAAGAAAGCGGAGATGTGACGCACAAACTTACCGCTCCATATGGGATAGGAAGAAAGCACTGAAGGCTAACAGAAGGGCCCCTAACAGGATGTACGTCCCTATACGCGTCTTTTCCCACGAAGCTCCGACAACCTtcaacatgatgatggccgtttCCGTAGATTACGATAGAACGAACAGAAGAATCGAAAGCGCACGAAACGATCGTCTGATGGAATGTTTTTCTTCGTCCTTGGTCTCGGCACTCGACGACGTTGATGCGCTTTGGGGCTACGGTCCTAGAAGGACCCCACGGACGGCGGGCGATAGCGGCGTATAGTTGAGATCGGCAATGACCAGCGGCAGGACGGCGAACAGATGCAGCCGAATGGTGACAACGGCGTAGTAGATGGCCGATGCAACGACGATGGCACACGATGGCAGCGGAACGCTGGCCGGAACGGACGCCGCTCGAGAAAGGCTCGGGCACTGGACTACTCTCATTGGAAATCGGTCGATTCAATCGACGAGTGGCCCCAAAATCCGTGGCACTCTACAGTCTCTTCCGATTACGTATCTCCCTTCGTCTcggcgtttgtttttgtcctGGCAAACGCACACTCGCACGATTGGTGATTAGGATCGAGATAGCTCTCGATCCTGGAATGAACAACTGGAGACCGGTCGACTGGAATCGCTGGTACAATCTGAACAAGTGGGGTCgagaaatttggaaaaatagGTGGTTaattcatcattatcatccacAGCGCCTGGTCGGATTGTTATGGATTGTCTGCTTACtgaaacaccaccatcaccaccagcagcaacgctaaTGATTCGCACTCAAATGACCATCCTCACGCGGTCCCTAATGGCGGCGAGCCGCTCTGTCATTTAGCATATGCGCCTTTTTTCGTCCGATAATGGCCATCGACAGCGGTTAACACCCTCCCCACAGCGACATTCCGGTGTAAAAAGGTGTCAAAAACAAGCGACGCGTAACGCGTTATTCCCCCGCCGGGAGCGAGGTTTGCTGAAATAGGAGGTCAAGGAGTCGAGGCCAGACACCGAACTACCAAATCTTGCCCATAATGCTAATCTCAAATCGATACAATCACGCGGTAACCGCCGAATGAAGGCGATAATTAGCGACGCCGACATACTGGCGTAATGACAGCATGTCACTGCGCCACACTCGCTGTTATCATTGATCCAGcggaacgttttttttttatcagaaaaGCGACCAGTCAGAGAGGGAAGTCTATCAACAGCGATATTACGTTGGTTGTCCAAGCGCCACATCCGGTAAGGTGTGAAGATGAATCATGGCGGCTCTACTTGAGTTATCTGCTGCGTGAATTGGAGAAACTCGCGCCATTAACAACCCACAGCACCGGGTGTAAACAAAAGGTAAGGAATGATTCATAGTGGGCACAGTTGGAATGTGCTACGTCAATTCTTGTGGAATTGGAACTTCCGAAGATCGCTCGTTGTTTCGATACTCATGGATATAAAATTCAAGCGATTTTTGTAAATGTTTGGCACAAGCTTGTTAGCATCTTTTGTTGCTTGAACAACGGGTTGCCGATCGACCTTTACCGATCGATGATCATACACCGACCGAGAGAAACCTTTCTCTCCTCGCAACTACTGATTACGATGATGTTCGTGGCACTCTGCCAATAGCCCCGGTGCGCCATGTGTTGCAAACCGCTGAGAAATCACAGTATAGACCCAACAGACAACCGATGATTAGTCATTAGATCGTTTCGTGCGCGCTTCCTCTTGCACAAATAGATACTGGGATGTGCCGCTTGGCGTGCGAACGATCTGAACTTCCTCAAGGACAATCATGTCTAAGACCAGCGCCTTAAGCGTCTAAAGCTGTAACTAACACAACGTTTCTCACGTGGTCAATAGCTTGCGCTCGCGCAACCTTGTGTTCTTATCATTCTCCAACGTCAGCCGGATAATTATCCGGCACCACGAAATAAGTAAATGCTTCAGCGGAGTCTACATGGAAACAATGCTAATTACACAAGACTTGGTGCACAGTCGTTAGTACCTGCTACCGGCAACGCTGGCTGGGTTCTGGCGAAGGATGGTTCCACTCCCGGCTGGACGACGATCGTGGCTGGCGCTGGGGCCTCTCGGCGAAAGATGCTCGGCTTCCTGGTACTGCTACTAGCGCCGCGTAATGACGAGTGAATGTAGACGTGTCAACCCATCGGAACAAGCTGATCGCACCTCGGTCGCTCACTGTTGTGGAGCCCTGGAAAGGAATATGCAGAAGCTTGGGTTGTAGCAGATGCGAGTGCAAATGGAGGGCGGCTCTGTGGGGCTGTCGCTGAGAACCATTGCAGAAGACTCTATCTAgagacacagacatacacacacgaacacatacTCTTAAGAAGTTTATCAAAAATGTACCCCACATCAAGATACCCAAGCTCGATGGCGCGGTATTGCTGTTGCCAGCCGTTTCGTTGCGAAGACCTCCAAAATTGCTGTATACAAGTGTTACAAGGCAGAATCcaattcaatcaatcgataAACACTCGACAACGTACAATATACTACACCCTCTCCATGTTACCAACCACCCAGCGCCTGGCAACAACCGGCTGGGTGTTGTACGATCTGGCGCCAAAGTAAATAATGTCGCGAAAGATCCAAAATGCGCCGAGAgcaagacagagaaagagagagagagagagagaacgagtcaACAAACCGGCAACTGTTGGTTCAGCAGGTTCTTCGCAACATCCCATCGCGTTTGTTTAGGCTTCGTGGCGTCACCATCTACGAGCCATCTAGAGATATGATATACCGTGTAAATCTTCCAGACTAAACTCCGGAGATCGCTCAGGCTTCATATTGCCTAAAGAACAGGGACGGAAATTTGATTCCTCTGAAGCGAAGTGTCTGGACTACATTGTCCGGGTAGATCAGTATCCAGAGAGCTAGTTGCAAGTTGATGACACTGGACATTAAATAGGGTCATTAGCTTCTCATTGCCTTGGATGCTGATACAACTTTGTGGTACATTTAGATCAAAACTGTTATCTGAGACCACGTGTACCCTTCGTCTCTTCCCAGACGAAACGTAGACAGACTTCAACGAATCTTTAAACATGgttctgctgatggtgtttcaTTCTCGAGACTGTAGCTCGATAAACAGACAGTGATCCATAAAGTATCTTAAGCTACACACCTGGTTCGTGACTGAAACAGTCACGAATGTTGCTTCCCGCTTCAGTAAGTCACTCAATGCACCGGAACAGTTTAATGATGCGCACTGTTGCATGTGTGCACAGGAATGTATTCAAAGTAACCTTCAAACCGTGGTCACGAAGGTTGAACGATGTGGGGCCAGACAATCCTCTAACTGCGTCACTTGTGTAAGATACTAGCAATTACACTAACTTGTGTCTCATTGTTTGTGGAAGATCATTTACAAAACATGCACCTTCCCGGACTAGGACACTCGCATTGTAGCTTGATGCAGAACTTCCACACTACCAGCAAATGTATCCATCTGTCACCGATGGAAGCAAGTACCACTGGGTattttcttcccgtttttAATGAAAGGCCCACTCTCGTAACTTCCGGATCCGGTCGATGCCTTTTTTGTCGTATTCGCTAGACACCTCTATCCCAACTAACCGTCCGATTACGACTGAAACTAGTGGCGCAGTCTTGGGATCGCGCCGGTGAACTGCGATGTTCGACGATCGACCCGAGACGGGAAACACGGTGACCGCGACATAGCGGTGTAGTGCAGGGGGCGTCGTGTTGGCCAAGAGGCAGAAAAGGAAGTACCCGTGCAGTGCGGTGGGTCGGTCGCGAGTGTTCTTTTCTAAAATTaagccaaaacaaacaacgccaCCCCGTCATGATGGGTGATCGCGATCATTACTGAGGGTAGTAAATTGGcacaaggcagcagcagtagcagcatccaTAGCATCcacttgctggtgctgatgctgatgtgggtgtgaagtaaaagtgaaaattcattttctcaCGACACAGCTAGCTAGCGACCGGCTGCTCGAACCTCGCACCTGACCAATCTCAAGTTTTGCGAGAAAGGAACACGAAGAAAAAAGTACATCCAGCATGTGCAGAGTCGAATTCCCGGTGCATGCCGGAAATGGAATACATTCCACATGTGCACAGCGTACATGGTTCCGGTCGGTGTGCTTCGGAAGTGGTACTCGAGGAAATACCGCTTGAAATCCATTTGAGATTGAACCAGTTCCGCTTTTCAGGCAATACAGGAAGCACGTTTCGTGCAATGTGGGCGCCCACCCTCTTAATCATTAAGATGCGGTTGTCTGCGAGGCGCGTGCACTGTAGTCACCGTGCACGAAGTGGTAGTATGTGCAATGGCGGGCTACGTATTCGAAACCGAGGCCAAGACACGGGTCGATTGAAAGATTGTGGGCTACTCTTGTGTTTGTATGCTACCATTTTCTGTTACTACAGATATTTCAAAGTAGCGCAACATGCGTCTGTTGAACATCTGCTGTTATGACAGAGTGTTTAATATATTCAACATATTCTACTTTAATTTTACATTATGTATTCAGTCCAGCTCTTAAAGCGTTTTAAAATGAATGAACCAGTTAACGGGAAGAAACGCGGGATTCAGCTCAAGCGCAATTTCCTACGCTAATTGCCTTAATTATCCTTCGATTTAAATTGGTTCTAAGTGAGGCACATTCCCTTCTACCCAGATGCTCTGGCGCCTATTGTGGGGAGGCTCTCGGTGCCAGACAAAGTTCCAGTAGAATCTCCAACAGTTGATTGCCTCCCAGGAATCTTGCCTTACCGCAGCATTGGCTGAAGGGTGatatttgaaattgattttgacAAGCTTCGTGACGCAATCAATCGTCAATTAATCGTCCGCTAGCAAGTCTGCGgtattaatttgtttgtttgcctgcTATATTTACTGGTTTTGTTTCTGTAATTCTGCATCTCTTGAACATACAACTCTGCTCAATCAAATATTTCTTGAGGCGGAGGATTGCAGTTTGTAGTATAACCTTCAACAAaaatcattttgaaaaaaataaaaaatgtttttgcATACATCGTTGTCAAAAAAAGGCAACGTTTGCTATGTTTCCTTGAGACGTTTCAGCTCGTCCTTCAGTAGCAGGGTAACACCCATGGCAACAAGTACAGCGCCATCAAACACCGGGCCCAGCTGATAAGCTACTCGTGGCATTTTTATTAGCCACGTGAAGCACATGTGCCGGGGCTGAACGCACAAACGACATTCAGTGATCTCGTGGACTATTGTTCtgattttcaaacatttgttTCCTACTGTTTCTTTTGAGCCATGAAGAATTCTTTACATTTACTCTTGCCAAAATGCAAAGGAAAGCAACTTATTGCTACCACTGTTGTGTTACTTACACCCCGAAATGTCGTTCAAACTGGAAGCACCTTAACCAGACGATGAATGAATTATTCAGCATTCAGAACTGCCCACCATAATCTGGTCTGAGTTCAATTTACATGACAAACATTGACGTTACACGAACACGACACCTATCAGCAGCCCCACGTGACGTGCCGATGTTCGCTCAGCCGGCAGTGGAATATTTTACTCACAGCGGTCATCGACGACAGCTTTTCTTAATCGATTCATTTAACAGAATCAATCGTTTCTCAACCAATTGCGGGCCGGCGAAATGGCGACTTAGCTCTCTACCGCTCGT
This sequence is a window from Anopheles darlingi chromosome 3, idAnoDarlMG_H_01, whole genome shotgun sequence. Protein-coding genes within it:
- the LOC125956732 gene encoding putative phospholipase B-like lamina ancestor — translated: MLKVVGASWEKTRIGTYILLGALLLAFSAFFLSHMERPTYSGTYCATAYWARNSGYRLEYWGQRNDLDQVPVGAVRACFRDSVLENGWSQLELESQSSYTDTVQAHAAGMMEGALTWHNIYMHWSNTIDAVCSKDEESEEFCGWLRGFFMTNVDTVKKMADRRRKHDHYWHQVALFYDQLDGLQTGFRRGVKRSRLDIDIPTSDFLLMNAAVDIRDLKLFYTKVVSKNSGLEPDPAKGMMLLKLLQPQTADGGVARVLLGHASDGSYSSMLRMVKKYTLRYHFSSDAKQNVGERNVVPGTNIVFSGYPGVLASLDDFYEIMGPRRHHMLAAGVKLEYDNMALWSRIDLFRSISLAPRVMAANRLGYSARAWARYFSRNPSTGVKQWLLIDMQRFTERNVTEGEQVVTSGEYDRAVESNEIPTTSDQYDEDDDQPQPGIVTKRMDDYVDDDFEEQQQPAAGRQIRAVTPESISPVTSAFGSEMFWVVDQLPGRLHAEDVTEQILSAGYWITKGLPYFKEQQELGHVRVTNTTTPGLKEKILHNITDLEMLAKFIRQSGYRGDLDREQPAAYGNIDMKLYSITSEGNAQFRAYSGPLFDRAGSWVTGSTTGQAAKRSALLQRAPVAAEGADDANRVVALTTASQPFDWSSVQPLEVRHQGHPDVWDFDHLTPEWAWI